Genomic window (Polaromonas sp. JS666):
CGCTGCCGATGCAGGCCAACGGGCAGATGTTCCCCTCGACCATGCCCGGGCGAACCAACTTGTGGCGGCGCGTGCCGATCGGCACGGTGGGCGTGATTGCCCCGTGGAACTTCCCGCTGCTGCTCGCCATGCGCTCGGTGGCGCCGGCGCTGGCGCTGGGCAACGCGGTGCTGCTCAAGCCCGATGCGCAGTCCGCCGTCACGGGTGGCATGTTGATCGCCCAGGTGTTTGCCGACGCCGACCTGCCGGCGGGCGTTTTGCATGTGCTGCCGGGCGGCCCCGCCACGGGCGATGCAGTCGTGCGGCACCCGGCGGTCAACATGATCTCCTTCACCGGCTCGACGGCGGTGGGGCGGCAAATTGGCGAAGTATGCGGTGGCTTGCTCAAAAAGGTGGCGCTCGAGTTGGGCGGCAACAACGCCATCGTCGTGCTGGACGATGCCGACCTGGACGCCGCCAGTTCCTGTGGCGCCTGGGGCGCTTTTTTGCATCAGGGGCAAATCTGCATGCAGGCGGGCCGCCACCTGGTGCACCGCAGCGTGGCCGAGGCCTATTCCCAGCGACTGAAGCAGCGCGCCGAGGCGCTGCATGTGGGCAACCCGCACGCCGGCCCCGCACATTTGGGACCTGTCATCAACGCCAAACAGCGCGACCGCATTGACCAGATCGTGCAGGCCTCGGTGGCGCAAGGCGCGCGCGTGGTGACTGGCGGCACCTACGAGGGCTTGCTCTACCGCCCGACCGTGCTCACCGAGGTGCAGCCGGAGATGCCGGCGTTCACCGATGAAATTTTTGGCCCGGTCGCCCCCATCACCGTATTCGACACCGACGAGGAGGCGGCGGCGCTGGTCAACGCCTCGGCCTACGGTCTGGCGGCGGCCATCCACAGCAGCAACATTTCGCGCGCCATGGCGCTGGCCAACCGCTTGCACACCGGAATGATTCACATCAACGACCAGACGGTGAACAACGAATTCCACGTGCCCTTTGGCGGCATGGGCGCCTCGGGCAATGGCGGGCGCTTTGGCGGTCCGGCCAACCTGGAGGAGTTCACCCAAAGCCAGTGGGTCAGCGTGATGGACAAGCCCATCGTGTACCCGTTCTGATCCCTTTCCTGAGCCCTTTCCCATCGACAACATACCCCCAGGAGACATAAATGAATATCCCCAAAATTTCCCATCGCACCCTCGGCACCTTGCTGATCGGCGCCAGCCTCACCATCGTGGCCGGTGCGGCCCGGGCTATTGACATTGACGCTGGCGACTACACCGCCTTGCCAGAGGGCACCAACGTGGGCTTGCTCTACATGCAGCACGCCAAGCGCAACAGCCTGTACGCCAACGGGCAACAAGTCCCCGGCAACAACGGGCTGGACTCGGACATTGGCATCCTGCGCCTGATCCACTTCACCAAAATTGGCGGCTATGTGGTCGATCCCCAACTGCTGCTGCCTTTCGGCCACCTCAAAGCCACGGGTGCGCTTGGCCCGGTGCTGGGCAAGGGTTCAGGCACGGGCGACCTGATCCTGGCCGCCACGGTGTGGACCATCAATGAGCCCGAGAACAAGCGCTATTTGGGCATCACACCTTTCCTGTTTGCCCCCACGGGCACTTATGACGCGGCCAAGGCGCTGAACCTGGGTGAGAACCGCTGGAAATACGCGCTGCAGGTGGGCTACATCCAGGGAGTCGGCGACAAGCTGACTTTCGATCTGGCCGCCGATGTGACGGCTTATGGCCACAATGACCGCGCCAACCCGGCGGGCCAAACGCTCACGCAGGCACCCAGTTACCAGGTGCAAGGGTTTATGCGCTACGCACTGAGCCCCGGCTGGGACCTGCGGGCCGGTCTCTCGCGAACCCGCACCGGCGAAACCAAGCTCGATGGCAACAGCAGGGCAGACGCCTCGACCATTGACAAACTGCAACTGGGCACGGCAGTCTTCCTGACCCCGAAGACGCAATTGCTGGCCACCTGGGGACGTGACCTGTCCGTCAGCAATGGCTTCAAGGAAGCCTCGCGGGTGAACCTGCGCCTGCTGCAAGTATTCTGAGCATTCCTCACTTCCATACCCCCTCCAAGGAGACAAGAGATGCCCTCCATGCAACACCAGGCCGCAGGCCCAGGCGATGCCTTCCTGCCCGCCATCAACGCCCTGCGGGGACTGTCACGGCGCGACTTTTTGCGTTTCTCCGGCGCCGGCGCCGCCGCTGCGCTGGCGGGCGGTGCCAGCTTCGCGGCACTGCCCGCCGGCGTGAAGTTCATCAACGAAGCAGAAGCCGCCATCTTCACGCGGCTGGCCCAAGTAGTGCTGCCGGTGGCCGGTAGTCCACTGGTCCCGTGGACGCCTGACGGCTTGCTGCAAACGCTGGACGGCGCGCTGCTGGCCACCATGGCGCCACATATTTTGACGGGCCTCAAAGGCGGCATGCAGTACTTCAACGACGGCCCCGTGGCCCTGTACAAAAAGCGTTTCACCGCGCTCGACGACGCCGAAGCCACGCAGTTCTGCGATGCCTGGGGCAATTCCAATCTGCCGCCGCAGCGCGGCCTGACGATGGGGCTGAAGAAGTTGATTCAACTGTCGTACTGGGCCAACCCGGCAAGCTGGGAACCCTTGGGTTACGACGGACCAATGACCAAGCGCCTGGGCCTGAAGTCCCTGGGCAACGCACCGCTGCCGACACGCTGAACATCACCATTCGAGGACACACCACATGAAAAAATCCATTCCCGTGAAGCTCGCCAAGCAGGGCCTCAAGGTCACGCAGGCCGGTGACATCACGCAGGAAAAACTGCACCTGAAGGCCGATGCGGTGATCATCGGTTCGGGCGCTGGCGGGGCCATCGCCGCCTACGAACTGGCGCGCGCGGGCAAGACGGTCATCGTGCTGGAGGCCGGTCCGTACATCCCGTCGGAGAAGTTCACCGAGATGCTGGCCGTCTCGATGGGAACGCTCTACCAGGACCACGGCGGGCAGTCCAACATGCATGGCGATATTGCCATCCTGCAAGGCGCCTGTGTTGGCGGCTCCACGGTGGTCAATGCGGCGCTGTGCTTTCGCACGCCCGATTACTACCTGAAGCTGTGGGCCAAAGAGTTCGGCCTGAGCAACCTCACCAAGGCGGTGATGACGCCGTACTTTGAGAAGATAGAGCGCAACCTGCACATCCGCACCGTCGCCTCGCACGAGACCAGCCCCGGCGCGGAACTCATCGGCATTGGCATGCGCAAGCTCGGCTACCCGCCAGGCAAGGCGCGGCGCAACATCAAGGACTGCGCACTCACCGGCGCCTGTTTCAGCGGCTGCACTTCCGACCGCAAGCAATCCATGCTGGTGACCTACCTGCCCTGGGCCGTGGCGCATGGCGCGACCATCTTCGCCGACACGCGTGTCACGCAAGTGCTGGCCGAGGGTGGCAAGGCCAGTGGCGTGCTGGCCGAGGTCATCGACCCGGCTACCGGAAAGAAGAAGGCCGATGTGCGCGTTGATGCCCCCATCGTCGTGCTGGCGGCCGGGCCGATCCAGACGCCGCTGCTGCTGCTCAAAAGCGGGCTGGCCAATAGCAGCGCACAAGTGGGCAAGAACTTCGCCTGCCACCCGACCTTGTCGGTCACCGCTGAATTTCCCCACGAGGTCAACGACTTCCACGGCGCCACCCACTCGCTTTATATGGACCAGCACACACTGCCCGAGAAAGGCGGCTACCTGTTGCTCAACGCGATCCAGGAGCCGGTGGAGGCTGGCTTTCAGGCCGAGCCCGGCACCGGCAAGCCCTACGTGGCCTACATGACGGGCTACAAAAATACGATCCGCCTGATCAGCCTGATCCACGACAAGAATGTAGGCGAGGTGCGCTGGGAGAACGGTCAGAAGCAGATCCATTACACGGTAGACAACGATGACTTCGATGCGATGAAGAAAGGGCTGGTCGCCACGGCGCGCATTTTGTTTGCCTCCGGGGCGAGCAAGCTTTACCTGCCGTCATCCAACAAGGCGGTGGTCGAGAGCGCCGATCAGGTGGAAAGCGTGATCGGCGCGTTGAAGAACGAACCGGCACGCTACAAATACACCTCCTTCCATCCGCAGGGCACCTGCCGCATGGGGCGCAACCCGAAGACCACCGTAGTCAACCCCTACGGCGAAACGCACGACGTGAAAAACCTGTACGTGGCCGACGCCAGCCTGCTGCCGACCTCGATCGGCTACAACCCCTCGGAGACGGTGTACGCACTGGCAAGCTACATCAGCGACCGCATCGTCAAGGCGCACGCGTAAGCATCTGTTGTGACTCTACTTTTCGTTACTGCCTGCACCATGACGTGCTCATCGAAGCGCAGGTCAATGCAACTTTTGAATGCATGGCGGCTGTGTTGGACAGCCGCAACGCAGGCGATCCGCCCTATCAGCCGATGGCAATCAGCGACGGCGTGAAGGTCTGCAATTGGCTTGATTCAATAGCTATTGGCGTAATACTGGCAGAGACTACTGACCAAATTAACTTGAAGAGTTAATGGAAAAAAGAACGGCGCCCTCGGGCGCCGTTCTTTCAGGGCACTGCGGCTTGTTCACACCAGAAAGCGTTGCGCCAGCAGCACCCAGTAGGCCGCGCCCACGGGCAGGTTGGCATCGTTGAAGTCGTAGCCTGGGTTGTGCACCATACAGGCGCCGGCGCTGTCGCCATCGCCGTTGCCGATAAACAGATAACTGCCGGGCACGCGCTCCAGCATGAAGGCGAAGTCTTCACTGCCGGACACGGCCGGGCCCTGCAGGGTCACGCGCCCGGCGCCGACCAGCTCCAGCGCCACCTCGCGGGCAAAGGCGGTTTCGCCGGGTGTGTTGACCAGCACCGCGTAACCGGGCCGCCAGGCTATCTGCGCCTGCACCTCAAAGCTTTCGGCCTGCGCGGCGATCAACGCCCTGATGCGCTGCTCCAGCTTGCTGCGCACCTCTCGGTCCAGCGCGCGCACGCTGAGCTCCAGCGTCGCGCTTTGCGGGATCACGTTGTTGGCCTTGCCGGCGTGCAGCGCGCCCACCGTGACCACCGCCATCTGCAGCGGGTCGATGTTGCGCGAGACGATGGTCTGCAGCGCCATCACGATGCTGGCGGCCGCCACAACGGGGTCGGCCGCGCGGTGCGGCATGGCGCCATGACCACCCACGCCGGTCAGCGTGACGGTGGCGTAGTCTGACGAGGCCATGGCCGGGCCTTCGCGCAGCACCAGCCGGCCCTGCGGTATGCCGGGCATGTTGTGCATGGCGAAGACCGCATCGCAGGGGTACTTCTCGAACAGGCCGTCGTCCATCATGTGCAGCGCGCCGCCGCCGCCTTCTTCGGCCGGCTGGAAGATCAGGTTCAAGGTGCCGGAAAAGCGCCCATGCTCGGCGAGGTGGCGCGCGGCGGCCAGCAGCATGGCGGTGTGGCCGTCGTGGCCGCAGGCGTGCATCACGCCCGCATGGCAACTGGCGTGCGGCAGGCCGGTGGCCTCGTGGATGGGCAGGGCGTCCATGTCGGCGCGCAGCCCGAGCCGGCGCTGGCCGTCGCCACGCACCAGCCGGCCGACCAAGCCGGTGCCGCCCAGGCCGCGCTCGACCGCGTAGCCCCAGCCTTGCAGCTTCTCGGCCACCAGGGCCGAGGTGCGGTGCTCGTCGAAGGCCAGTTCGGGGTGGCGGTGGATGTCGCGCCGCAGGCCGATGAACTCATCGGCCTGCGCGTGCAGTTCTTCAAGCAAGGGGCTCATGGGCGTGCCTCACTGCGGCTGCAGATTGATCGATTTGGCGATACTGCGGTAGCGCGCGGTCTCGGCCTCGAAGAACTTCGCCGATTCGGCCAGCGACAGGGGCGGCGATACCTGGGCCGCCTGCGCCTCCAGTTGCGTGCGCACAGAGGTATCTTTCAGCGTCTCGCCGATGGCCTTGTGCAGCCGCTGCACCACGCTTTCCGGCGTGTTCCTCGGCACCATGAGGCCGCTCCAGATCTTGTACGAGAAGTTCTTCAGCTCCTTGCCTTCGCTGGCGGCCGGCACGTTCTTCAGCAGCTCGGACCGCTGCGCGCCCAGCTGGCCTATCACCTTGAGCCGGCCCTGCTCGGCCAGCGCGCCCATGCCGGCGCTGTACACCAGCACGGCGAAGTCGACCTGGCCGCCGCCGATGTCCTGCAGCAGCGGCGCATTGCCCTTGTACGGCGCATGCGTGAGCTTGATGCCGGCGACTTGCTGCACGTTCTCGAGGATCAGGTGGTACAGCGAGCCTATACCCACGCTGCCGTAGGTCAGCGGCTTGTCGCCCGACTTGCGCGCCAGCGCGATCAATTCGTCAACGCTGTTGGCCGGCAGGTCCTTGCGCGCGACGAACACCATCACCGACTCGGCCACCGGATGCACCAGGCGGAAGTCTTCGGCCTTGAGTTTGACGGCCGCGTTGGCCAGCGGCGAAAGAATCACCTCGTTCGGCGACCCCTGGAACAGGTAGTAGCCGTCTGCGGGCGCCGCCAGCACCTTCTGCGCGGCCAGCGCGCCGGCGACGCCGCCCAGGTTTTCCACGATCACCTGCTGGCCCAGCTCCTTGCCCAGCGGCACGGTGAAGATACGCGCGATCGCATCGGATGGCCCGCCCGCCGGGTAGGGCACCATCAGGTTGACCGGCTTGGTCGGGTAGGTTTGGGCGAGGGCGCCGCCGGTGGCCAGCAGCAGACCTGCCAGCAGGGCGCCGAATTTCTTGAATGTGTTCACGGGATGTCTCCTTGGAATGAGTGCATGGGGGATGCACTTGAGGATGCTAGACATCCCGAACTAATGTGTCCAATGCATTATTTTTGTGATTAGTATTCGTATTACTCATTCAATTCGCCTGCACCATGAACCTCCAACACCTCGAACACCTGCTCGCCGTGGCCGAGACCGGTTCTTTCAGCCGCGCTGCCGAGCAGCAGCATCTGACGCAGTCGGCCCTGAGCCGCAGCATCCAGACCCTGGAAGGCGACCTGGGCGCGCGCCTGATCGACCGCACTGGCAAGCGCAACGAGCTCACGCCGCTGGGCCAGGCCGTCGCCGTGCGCGCCCGGCGCATGGTGTTCGAGGCGGCCGAGCTGCGCCGCAGTGCCGAGCTGCTCAAGCAAGGCGACCTGGGCGCCATCCGCATCGGCCTAGGTTCGGGGCCGGGCGTGATGCTGATGACGCCGTTTCTCGTATACATGGCCCAGCACCATCCGGGCGTGCAGGTCAGCGTGTCGCCGGGCGCGACGGAGTTGCAGCTGATGCTGCTGCGCCAGCGCACACTTGACGCGCTGGTCATCGACGTTCGCCGCATCGCGCCGGCACCCGACCTGGCCATCGAGAACCTGACCGAACTGCGCGCAGGCTTTGTCTGCCGCAGCGGCCACCCCTTGCTGCAGGCCGGCAGGCCCGTGTCTTTTGACGAGATGCTGCGCTACCCGCTGGCCTCGACGCCGCTCAGCGCGGAAGTGGCGCATAGGCTGGTCAACCGCTTCGGGCCGCGGGCCGACCCGCAGCAGGCCGTGAGCCTGCGTTGCGACGACATCACGAGCCTGATCGAAACGGTCAAGGCCTCGGACGCGATCTACCAGGGCATCGTGGCGGCTGCACGCGCCGGCATCGAGGCTGGACAGCTGGCCGAACTGGCGACCGAGCCGCCGTTGGCCATTGGCGCGCGCTTTGCGTTCGTCACGCTGGCCGGGCGCACCGAGGCGCCGTCGATGGGTTTGTTTCGCCAGTTTGTGGCTGAGCGGCTGCGCGACTGAATGTCAGCAGACATCCGATCAGGTGCAACCCAGCGGCAGCATCGGGCCGCTGCTGCATGCATGGCACCGAGTCCCGGCGCGGTTCCCGTATCAGCTTGCTGTCGCGCCGGACTTCTTCACGAGCTCGGCCCAGCGCGCGATCTCGGACTTCATGTGCGCCGCGAGTTCTTCGGGCGAGCTGCCCACGATCTCCATGCCGAGCTGGTCGGTCAGCTTGGCCGCCACGTCCGGCATCTTCAGGATTTTGACAATCTCGACATTGAGCCGCTGCACGATGGGCTGCGGTGTTCCCTTGGGCGCATACACCGCCTGCCACGAGGCCATCTGGAAGTTCTTGATGCCCGCTTCCATCATGGTGGGCAGGCTGGGTGCCAGCGCCATGCGTTTGGGGGTGGTCACCGCGAGCAGCTTGAGCCGGCCGGCCTGGGCCAGCGACACGGCGGCCGTCATCTGGTCAAACATGAAGGTCACCTGGCCGGACGAGACATCCAGCATGGCGGGCGGTGTGCCTTTGTAGGCGATGTGGGTGAGCGGCACGCCAATCAGGTCGGCAAACATCTCGCCGGCCAGATGGGTCGAAGTGCCCGCGCCCGAGGAGGCGAAGTTGCGCCGGGACGGTTCGCGCTTGAGCAAGGCCACCAGGTCCGCCACCGAATTGATGCCCAGGTTGGGGTTGACGATCAACACATTGGGCAGCATGGCGACCAGTGCCACCGGCTCAAAGTCCTTCACGGGGTCGTACGGCAGGTTTTTGTAGAGGCTGGCATTGATGGCGTGCGTGCTGATGGTGCCACCCAGCAGCGTGTGGCCATCCGCCCTGGCCTTGGCCACGTAGGTCGCGCCCACGGCACCGGCGGCCCCCGGCTTGTTGTCGACGATCACCGGCTGGCCCAGTATTTCGGCCAGCTTCTGCGACAGCGTCCGGCCAATCACGTCGGTGGAACCACCCGGCGTGAACGGAACAACATAGGTGATGGGCTTTGAGGGCCAGCCCGGGGTGGGGAGGTCCGCGGCGCTCACCGTGGCCGGCAATGGGAGCAAACCGCCCAGGCCCAGGCCACCCAAACCAAGAACGGCCTTGCGGCGAGAGAGATGTGTCGTCATCACGGTTTCCTTATGAAGAGCGTTGCATACAGGCAACAAGATAGATGCGCCGAAAAACAGAATGTTAGCGCTAACAATTTATTATAAAACACGAACCTGGCGCACTCAGGTCAGGCGCTGCCTCTTTGGATGATGGAAAACCCGATATCGCGCACCGGGGGGCCGACATCGCGGTTTGCCACCCGGTCCAGAATGAAGTTGGCGGCCTGCCGGCCGATGGCGGTGCCGTCGATGCTTACGGTGCTCAGTTGCGGATAGGTGAAGGCGGCGAACGGCAGGTCGCCAAAGCCCATCACGGCGATATCTTCCGGCACGCGCAGCCCGGTGGCGTGGGCCTCGGTGATGACGCCATGGGCAATCACGTCGGAGCTGCAAAACACCACGTCAAGGCCGGGATGGCTGGCGCGCAGCTCGGCAAATCCGGCCCGCCCGTTGCCAAGCGAAGACGGCGACGGCACCACACACGCCGGAATGCCCGGCACACCCAGCTCGGCAAAACGCTGCTCGAATCCGACCCGGCGCCGCGTCGCGCGCTCATCGCTGGCACTGACGATGCCGGGCCGGTGAAAGCCTCGCCCATGAAGGTAATCGGCCACCGCGGCGCCCACTTTCTCGTGGGAAAATCCCACAATCATGTCGAGCGGCGTGGGCGTGATGTCCCAGGTTTCAACCACAGGTATGCCGGACGCCAGCAGGCGCCGCCGCCCTTCGGCGGAGTGCATGATGCCGATCAGCACGATGCCGTCGGGCCGGCGCCCGATGATGGCGTCCAGCAGGGCGTCTTCCCGCGCGCCGCCATAGCCGCTCTGGCCCAGCATCAGCTGGCAGCCAGCCTCGGCGAGGGCATCGGTCAGCGCCTGGATGGTTTCCAGAAACACCGGTCCGGCGATCGTCGGCACCAGCGCAGCCACCAGCCGGCTCCGGTTCGATGCCAGTCCGCCCGCGACAAGATTGGGCACATAACCGCTGCGCGCGATCGCGCCGCGCACGCGCTCCAGCGTGTCGGGCGACACGGCGGCGGGCGTGTTGAGGGCGCGCGAAACGGTAATGGCCGACACGCCGGCAAGCTTGGCCACATCATTGAGCGTGATGCCGCCCGTGCCTGGCCTGGCGGCCCGGCCTGGCTTTTTCAGGGAATCCATGCGCTGATGTTAACGCTAACTTGCACGGACCTTGACTGCTGGCCCAGCGCCAGGGGAGATACGTGGCGCAGGCGGTGACGGCAACCCTGAACATGCCGCAAGGGGATATCCGGCAAGGAAAAAAGAGAGGCCGGTTAAGAGAGGCCGGTTTGTCTGTGTAAAGTAGAAACCAATTGAAACACTTTGCAAGTGTCGCAATGAATTGGCCGTTGCCCTTTAACCTCGGAGCTCTCCGTTCAGGCATTGGCGGTTGCAACCAGCCCGGCTGAGTGTCATTATCCAAAAAATTTTCCCGCAAACCCGCTCTAGATGGCCTCGCAACCTGAAGTTCTTCAATCCTGCATAGAGGAAGCCGCAAAAGCAGCCAAGCCGGCACTGGAACGCTGCATCGAGGATGCAGTTGCAGCGCTGGAGCTCGCGCAAAGTCAAAGTGCCAGTGCGGCAGAGCGCGAGGAACTCACTGCAGCCTGCCGCGCCTTGCTGGAACACAAGACAAACTGGAGCACGCAGTACAGGGCCGACCTGCTTGTGGTTTTCAGGACCCAGGCCGCAGAGGCAGCGCAAGCGACCTTGACGCCGGCCGGTGTATCGCCGCGCAGCCCGGGCGTCGCCTCGACAAGCTCGCTCTCCTCCATCGAAGCGTTTTCGCTGGTCGAGGACGCCGATGTGTCCCTGGCGATTGAGTCGTCGCGGCTGCTGCAGCTGGTTTTACCGGCGGTAGAGCAAAGCCTCGCTGAACTCAACACGCTGATCAGCGCCGTACAAGGCCTGCCCAATGTGCGGCCTGAACTCAACCCGCTGCGGCCGGAGGTCTTTGCGCAGACGCTTCAGCAAATGATTTTTGCGGCGCCCGTCGATCGGGCCGTCTGCACACTGTGGATCAAATACCTGGCCGCCCCGCTCGGGCGCGAACTCAAGCTGGTGTATGAACGCCTGATCAACCAGCTTGAGCTGGCCAATGTACAGGGCGCTGGCTACCGCGTGCTGCAAACACCTGCCAGTGGCGGCAGCAAAAGCAGGGGCAACCCGCAGACAGGGACCGGCCAGGGCGCTGGCCGCGCAGAGGAGTCGTTCCGCCCCCCGCCGGTCGGCTATGTGTCTGACGAGCCCCTGCGGCCCTCGCAGTTTGCCGACCTGACCGACCCCGAGGTCAAGAGCGACCTGTTCCATGATTTCCTGTTCAATGGCGCAAGCAACGCCCAGCGCGGCCTGGCACCCGCCTACTACGACAGCATTGAAGAAGAACTGAAGGCGCTGAAAGCAGCGCGCGAGACGGCACAGGCTCCGCTGGAGTCACGCTCTGCACCGCTTTCCGGCTATCAGAAAGTGCCGGCCGTCGACCGCCCCCAGCGGGTGGTCGATGAACGCAGCCAGCTGAGCCAGCAGGTCTGGGGCGCTTATGGGCGCCCCAGGGAACGCGACATTGTCCGGACCCAGCTGAAGAAGGAAGCCAGGCAGGTCGGCCAGGTGATGGGGCTGGAGGTGGTGCGCAAGCTGGTCAGCCATGTGGCACAGGACCCGCGCCTGCTGGCGCCGGTACGCGAGGCCATCGTGGCGCTTGAGCCGTCGCTGATGCGACTGGCCATGGTGGATCCGCATTTTTTCAGCGACGAGGACCATCCCGGCCGGCGCCTGATGGAGCGCGTGGCCCAACGCAGCTTCAGCTACAACGACGAGTTCAGTACAGAGTTCTCGGAGTTTCTCCAGCCGGTCATACGCGCCTTCAACAAACTCAACGGACGGGACATCCAGGACGCCCAGCCTTTCGACTCCGCGCTGGCCACACTGGCCCAGCACTGGGACGAACAGGACCAGTTCGAAGCCAAAAACCGCGACAACCTGCTGCAGGCCCTGCGATTTGCGGAGGAACGCCAAACCCTCGCCGATGAGATTGCCCTGGAGCTGAGCAGGCGTTCGGACCTGGGGGATGTACCGGCTCTGGTACTGGACTTCCTGTTCGAGTCCTGGGCGCTCGCCATGGCCCATGCCCGGCTCACCGACACGCGCAATCAGGTCGACCCGGAAGGTTTTGGTTCGGTGGTGCCCGACCTGCTGTGGAGCGTCAAACGGGAAGTGACCCTGAAGCGCCCCGCCAAACTGTTCGAGATGCTGCCGGGCCTGCTGGGCAAACTTCACGCCGGGCTGGCCTTGCTGGGCCAGGACCCGCGCGAAAGCGAGACATTCTTTGAAGAGCTGATGAAGCTGCACCGGCCGGTACTCAAGCTGCGCCGGCTCAAGAGCCAGCGTGACGCGGAGGAGTCCGGTGCCATGCCGCTGGAGCCTGAAGAAGCCCCGGCCCCCACATTCATCACCGACACCAGCACCGAACCCCGCCAGGCCCGATCAGCCGCGCCCCCCTGGCTGGGCCGCGATGACCTGGATGCTGCCGGATTTGAGGATACGCTGCCCACCGCGCCCGGAGAACTCGCGCCGCTGGAAGACGACACCCCTGCCGTGGCCGAGTCAGCGACAACCGACGATCCGGCCGGGACCCCAGAAACACAGCCGGCGCAGCAGCAGGGCGTTCCATCTCCAGCAACCGGCCCAGCCATCGCCCCGGCCGAAGCCGAGCGCCTGCTGCGCGGCCTGCAGGCGGGCCACTGGGTCGACCTGTATTCCAAGCACCGCTGGCTGCGCGCCCAGCTGATCTGGGCCGGCACCAAGGGCACGCTCTTCATGTTTGTGAGCCATGGCGGGCAACCCCATTCCATGACACGGCGAAGCTGCGAGCGACTGATCCGGGACCGCCTGCTGCGGCCCGTCGATACCCAAGGCGTGGTCGGCCAGGCGCTCGACGCGCTGGCCCTGGAGGCGGATGCCTCCGCCGGCGCGCCCGGGGATGTCTCGGCACCAGCAGACCTCATGAACGCTTGAGCGCCTGAGCACTTAAGCTCGCAAGCGCTTTTTCCTGGTCCGCCAACCCGCAAGGTTGCGGTATGGTCGGCGCTAACGACCTCGACCGGCATGCAGGGGCCAGGGTTTCCTGAAACAATTTCAGGTGTAACGCCCCTGAACTTGTCACAATAATTCCTCTCTGATCGAATCAGATCGAATCATGAAGTCCAGCCACCCACGGCCCCCACCCTTGCCCGGCGGCCCACCGGTCGATGATCCCGACGAGCCGCCCAGCCTGCCGGTGCAGCCTGACGACAGGGACCTGCCCGCGCCGGGCATCCCCGACGACGAAGATCCGGTCCGCAAGACGCCACTTTGAGCCTGACGGAGACATCCGCCACGGCGTGTCCACCCGCTGCCTGTCCGCCCGCTCCTTGGTTCCGCGGAGCAGGATACACATGGATGCAGATCGCAGCGATAACTTCCAGTTCCCATCGATGGAAAGGCCTAGACTGGGGCTGCCGACGGCTTTCCGTGAGAGCCAGCAGGAGGTAGCTCGTTGCTTCAAAAAGATCTGTCTCTGGCCAACCGGCTGATCTCAGCACTGCCAGCGTACGAACGCGCGATGTTTATCGAACATAGCGAACTGGTGGAACTCAAACCCCAAACCGTGCTGACAGAAGCTGGCCAGTTGTCCGAGCACGCCTACTTTCCTGTGGAAGGCTTTGTGTCGATCATCCTGCCCGTGGAACAAGCCCACGCCCCGGGCCTTGGCATTGCCCTAGTGGGCAACGAGGGCATGTGCCACACCTCGCTGACGCTTGGCGTGGAAATCTCTTCGTTTACCAGTCTGGTGCAAGGCGCAGGGCGGGCCTTCAAGATCCACCGTAATGCATTGCGGCTGCGGCGCACTGAAGATGCCTGCCTGCGGACTGTCCTGCACCGCTACGTCGACGTTTTTGCAAGCCTCATGGCACAGCAGGCGGCCTGCCTGCACTACCACACGGTACCGCAACGCCTGGCGCGCTGGCTGCTGATGACACGTGACCGGGGCCATTCCCGGGAGCTCTTTCTCACCCA
Coding sequences:
- a CDS encoding tripartite tricarboxylate transporter substrate binding protein; the protein is MSSILKCIPHALIPRRHPVNTFKKFGALLAGLLLATGGALAQTYPTKPVNLMVPYPAGGPSDAIARIFTVPLGKELGQQVIVENLGGVAGALAAQKVLAAPADGYYLFQGSPNEVILSPLANAAVKLKAEDFRLVHPVAESVMVFVARKDLPANSVDELIALARKSGDKPLTYGSVGIGSLYHLILENVQQVAGIKLTHAPYKGNAPLLQDIGGGQVDFAVLVYSAGMGALAEQGRLKVIGQLGAQRSELLKNVPAASEGKELKNFSYKIWSGLMVPRNTPESVVQRLHKAIGETLKDTSVRTQLEAQAAQVSPPLSLAESAKFFEAETARYRSIAKSINLQPQ
- a CDS encoding LysR family transcriptional regulator, encoding MNLQHLEHLLAVAETGSFSRAAEQQHLTQSALSRSIQTLEGDLGARLIDRTGKRNELTPLGQAVAVRARRMVFEAAELRRSAELLKQGDLGAIRIGLGSGPGVMLMTPFLVYMAQHHPGVQVSVSPGATELQLMLLRQRTLDALVIDVRRIAPAPDLAIENLTELRAGFVCRSGHPLLQAGRPVSFDEMLRYPLASTPLSAEVAHRLVNRFGPRADPQQAVSLRCDDITSLIETVKASDAIYQGIVAAARAGIEAGQLAELATEPPLAIGARFAFVTLAGRTEAPSMGLFRQFVAERLRD
- a CDS encoding Bug family tripartite tricarboxylate transporter substrate binding protein — protein: MTTHLSRRKAVLGLGGLGLGGLLPLPATVSAADLPTPGWPSKPITYVVPFTPGGSTDVIGRTLSQKLAEILGQPVIVDNKPGAAGAVGATYVAKARADGHTLLGGTISTHAINASLYKNLPYDPVKDFEPVALVAMLPNVLIVNPNLGINSVADLVALLKREPSRRNFASSGAGTSTHLAGEMFADLIGVPLTHIAYKGTPPAMLDVSSGQVTFMFDQMTAAVSLAQAGRLKLLAVTTPKRMALAPSLPTMMEAGIKNFQMASWQAVYAPKGTPQPIVQRLNVEIVKILKMPDVAAKLTDQLGMEIVGSSPEELAAHMKSEIARWAELVKKSGATAS
- a CDS encoding LacI family DNA-binding transcriptional regulator; this translates as MDSLKKPGRAARPGTGGITLNDVAKLAGVSAITVSRALNTPAAVSPDTLERVRGAIARSGYVPNLVAGGLASNRSRLVAALVPTIAGPVFLETIQALTDALAEAGCQLMLGQSGYGGAREDALLDAIIGRRPDGIVLIGIMHSAEGRRRLLASGIPVVETWDITPTPLDMIVGFSHEKVGAAVADYLHGRGFHRPGIVSASDERATRRRVGFEQRFAELGVPGIPACVVPSPSSLGNGRAGFAELRASHPGLDVVFCSSDVIAHGVITEAHATGLRVPEDIAVMGFGDLPFAAFTYPQLSTVSIDGTAIGRQAANFILDRVANRDVGPPVRDIGFSIIQRGSA